In the genome of Hippoglossus hippoglossus isolate fHipHip1 chromosome 12, fHipHip1.pri, whole genome shotgun sequence, one region contains:
- the zfyve16 gene encoding zinc finger FYVE domain-containing protein 16 isoform X2, translated as MDSFFKAAVCDLDKLLDDFELNTEELDCKSVFLKPSAYPFSSLGSQCLSLEASTVSPSLPDLNSLHYGSATSCPDRPSSHNCSTDDREVKGQPLTGVDLLSSVDRRPAISSAPPCPDRALKPVCDLVNDTSSAILIRASSHDAFSELDLVEKQMEEEETLLVDFDSPVVMDQQEGGLSQSVCCGVTMEERASAGKDELLSLDFHEQSGECSASLSLLDVILPAAVERCCEPTDDSPSPRTIESADREDSDCEEVASINQAVDNSSDHCEPEDSLPALEASDKGEASLKSGASDSEPVGLSCLPIAVSICGALVQPKTTEESGQATEQCDEADVCESTEADSLSALEAEEDRSRSKEPVYGSQLITEGRLSPEGQHVSLEPAAVPLHADHTSSDRSEPSPVDPAEFGFEYQPESDQAELLVTDEELDAFLQAHTEAEQARSVSYCSSSGDCKQPESLSQPNGALEGRLLEEELRSCGRARLDELEGLASPESDRIMCVSVEGSLNAGAPSQSQDSCRPCQEEPELSSGTRNSLTSNTFQSQHSSSPDQQSSYGGARPKQLHCQTVRPPPAGEEEEEEEEGKQPSTFSKWPNAVEDEESSPISPSPTEEHSDISALSPIYAPQEHQDYSVGYDELSEPPPYPGEPPTDGPRAVSCKREGEEELGGRQPAWVPDSEAPNCMNCYQRFTFTKRRHHCRACGKVYCAVCCNRKCKLKYLEKEARVCVICFDNIHRAQALERMMSPTGPSPNPNVPSEYCSTIPPLQQARAAGTLNSPPPTVMVPVSVLKQPNNDSCPREQKRVWFADGILPNGEVADTTKLSVTSRRSSQEFADVTPDQTAPGPAGSEVGVSGSSSSPEASGAVEVVRPPVSGPWDYALLSAISSSVQRVPSLLPDNEDELPPLLFTTGEDDGGDVLVEESPAPCQILHLLEEGGPRPLTFVLNANLLVNVKLVTYSSCQCWCFGSNGLQSLGQKELVFLLECLPEEKTLPKDLFTLYLTIYQDAQKGKFLEELDNVTFTSSFLGSKDHAGMLFFSPSCQPLDGLTLPSQPFLFGLLIQKLEVPWAKVFPLRLLLRLGAKYSVYPTTLTSVRFRESVYRETGHTIMNLLADLRNYQYSLSVVDGLRIHMEMGHSYINIPKCSFNEMQKVVNASNEHVISIGASFSSEADSHLVCIQNEEGNYQTQANSMPGKTRTVTGASFVVFNGALKASSGFIAKSSIVEDGLMVQIPPETMESLRSALREQTDFQIPCGRNDGGEVRENVTVRWVDWSSPVNTGKTSGVDERPLDGVRSVRMQQDTEFESDGRTIRCTEVFYQLKTPDCSLSSVLSSCSVFQKEMALAACSALTPHLAVLTSSGINSISLRISTQADMVEYQAGSGGRLLPQRYMNELDSALIPVIHGGSASVPQTAMDMEFIFYITHTI; from the exons ATGGACAGCTTCTTCAAGGCAGCTGTATGCGATCTAGACAAGCTGCTTGATGACTTTGAGCTCAATACTG AGGAACTTGATTGCAAATCCGTTTTCCTGAAGCCCTCTGCATACCCCTTCTCCTCATTGGGCTCTCAGTGTTTATCCTTAGAGGCATCCACTGTCTCACCAAGCCTCCCTGACCTTAACTCTCTTCATTATGGTTCTGCCACCAGCTGTCCTGACCGCCCCAGCAGTCACAACTGCAGCACAGATGacagagaggtcaaaggtcagcctCTCACTGGAGTggacctcctctcctctgtggaTCGTAGGCCAGCTATAAGCTCTGCCCCTCCCTGCCCCGATCGAGCTCTGAAGCCAGTGTGTGACCTTGTGAATGACACAAGCTCGGCCATACTGATCAGGGCCAGCAGTCATGATGCTTTCAGTGAACTGGACTTGGTGGAGAAGCaaatggaagaggaggaaacactgCTTGTTGACTTTGACAGTCCTGTGGTTATGGATCAGCAGGAGGGGGGGTTAAGCCAGAGTGTATGCTGTGGAGTAACCATGGAAGAGCGAGCCTCTGCAGGTAAAGACGAACTGCTCAGTCTTGATTTCCATGAGCAGAGCGGTGAATGCTCTGCCTCACTCAGTCTGCTGGACGTTattcttcctgcagcagtggagAGGTGCTGTGAGCCTACAGATGATTCACCATCGCCAAGGACCATTGAGTCAGCTGACAGAGAGGACAGTGACTGTGAGGAGGTTGCTTCTATAAACCAAGCGGTGGATAACTCTTCAGACCACTGTGAACCAGAGGACTCCCTGCCTGCTTTG GAAGCCTCAGATAAAGGTGAGGCAAGTCTAAAATCGGGGGCATCAGACAGTGAACCAGTAGGCTTATCGTGCCTGCCCATAGCTGTGTCCATATGTGGAGCTCTGGTGCAACCAAAGACCACAGAAGAGTCAGGACAAGCAACAGAGCAGTGTGACGAGGCAGATGTGTGTGAGAGCACAGAGGCAGACTCCCTGTCAGCCCTAGAGGCGGAGGAGGATAGGTCCCGTTCAAAGGAACCTGTTTATGGGTCCCAGCTGATCACAGAGGGCAGGCTGTCACCAGAGGGGCAGCATGTCTCTCTTGAACCTGCTGCTGTTCCCCTTCATGCAGACCATACTAGCTCTGATCGCTCAGAACCCAGTCCAGTGGATCCTGCTGAGTTTGGCTTCGAGTATCAGCCTGAGAGTGACCAGGCTGAGCTGTTGGTTACTGACGAAGAGTTGGATGCATTCCTGCAGGCACATACGGAAGCAGAGCAGGCCAGAAGTGTCTCTTATTGCAGCAGTTCTGGAGATTGTAAGCAACCTGAAAGTCTGTCGCAACCAAATGGAGCTCTAGAGGGTAGGCTTCTCGAAGAGGAACTGAGAAGCTGTGGTCGAGCTCGACTGGACGAGCTAGAGGGTCTGGCTTCCCCAGAAAGTGACagaataatgtgtgtgtctgtggagggaAGTCTTAACGCTGGTGCTCCATCACAATCACAGGACTCTTGCAGACCTTGTCAAGAAGAGCCAGAACTTTCCTCTGGTACAAGGAATTCTTTGACCAGCAACACTTTCCAGTCACAGCACAGTAGTAGCCCTGATCAGCAGTCCTCCTATGGAGGTGCAAGACCTAAGCAGCTACACTGCCAAACTGTAAGACCTCCACCAgcaggggaagaagaagaagaagaagaagaagggaagcagccttcaacattttcaaaatggcCAAATGCAGTTGAGGATGAAGAGAGTTCACCCATAAGCCCTAGTCCTACAGAAGAGCATTCCGACATTAGTGCTTTGAGTCCTATATATGCCCCTCAGGAGCATCAGGATTACAGTGTGGGGTATGATGAACTGTCAGAGCCTCCACCTTACCCAGGGGAGCCACCCACAGATGGTCCCAGGGCAGTGAGCtgcaagagagagggagaggaggagctggggggCAGGCAGCCTGCTTGGGTGCCAGACTCCGAAGCCCCCAACTGTATGAACTGCTACCAGAGGTTCACGTTTACCAAGAGGAGACATCACTGTCGAGCATGTGGGAAG GTTTACTGTGCTGTGTGCTGCAACAGGAAGTGTAAGCTGAAGTACCTGGAGAAAGAGGCTCGTGTGTGCGTCATCTGCTTTGATAACATACACAGAG CCCAGGCCCTGGAGCGGATGATGAGTCCTACAGGTCCCAGTCCAAACCCCAACGTCCCATCTGAGTACTGCAGCACCATCCCCCCTTTGCAGCAGGCTCGTGCTGCTGGCACTCTAAACTCACCTCCACCCACTGTCATGGTGCCTGTGTCCGTTCTCAAACAACCCAACAACGACA GTTGTCCTCGTGAGCAGAAGCGTGTGTGGTTTGCTGATGGTATTTTACCCAACGGAGAGGTGGCAGACACAACCAAGCTGTCGGTGACGAGCCGCAGGAGCTCCCAGGAGTTTGCTGATGTCACCCCAGACCAGACAGCA CCCGGGCCTGCAGGGTCAGAGGTTGGAGTCagtggctcctcctcctccccggaAGCTTCTGGAGCTGTAGAGGTGGTTAGACCTCCGGTGTCAGGACCCTGGGATTATGCCCTGCTTTCTGCAATCAGTTCCTCAGTTCAGAGAGTCCCCAGTTTGCTGCCAGACAATGAGGACgagctccctcctctgctcttcaccACCGGCGAGGATGACGGAGGAg ATGTTTTGGTTGAGGAAAGTCCCGCCCCATGCCAGATTCTGCACTTATTGGAGGAAGGAGGACCCCGACCTCTGACATTTGTCCTGAACGCCAACCTGCTAGTCAATGTGAAACTGGTTACAT ATTCCAGTTGTCAGTGCTGGTGTTTCGGTTCTAATGGTCTGCAGTCTCTGGGACAGAAAGAGTTGGTGTTTTTGTTGGAGTGTTTGCCAGAGGAAAAAACTCTTCCAAAGGACCTCTTCACACTCTATCTCACTATTTACCAAGATGCTCAAAAAG GAAAGTTTTTGGAGGAGCTGGATAATGTGACGTTCACAAGCAGTTTCCTGGGCAGTAAAGATCACGCTGGGatgctcttcttctctccctcgtGTCAGCCTCTAGATGGCCTCACTCTCCCCTCTCAGCCTTTCCTGTTTGGTCTGCTCATCCAGAAATTGGAGGTGCCCTGGGCCAAAGTCTTTCCACTCAGGCTTCTCCTGCGGCTTGGAGCTAAATACAGCG TGTATCCCACGACATTGACTAGTGTTCGTTTTCGGGAGTCTGTGTATCGAGAGACAGGACACACCATTATGAATTTACTGGCT GACCTGAGAAACTACCAGTACAGTCTGTCAGTCGTGGATGGCCTGAGGATCCACATGGAGATGGGCCACAGTTACATCAACATTCCCAAATGTAGCTTCAATGAG ATGCAGAAGGTGGTAAATGCATCTAATGAGCACGTCATCAGCATTGGAGCAAGTTTCAGCTCAGAGGCCGACTCTCACCTGGTGTGTATCCAGAACGAGGAGGGGAACTATCAGACCCAGGCTAACAGCATGCCAGGGAAGACCCGCACAG tgacTGGCGCCAGCTTTGTGGTTTTCAATGGAGCGCTGAAAGCCTCGTCAGGCTTCATCGCAAAGTCCAGCATTGTTGAAG aTGGGTTGATGGTTCAAATTCCTCCAGAGACAATGGAGTCTCTGCGCTCTGCCCTGAGGGAGCAGACAGACTTTCAGATACCCTGTGGCAGGAATGACGGAGGGGAGGTCCGAGAGAACGTCACAGTCCGCTGGGTTGACTGGAGTTCACCTGTCAACACAGG taaAACTAGTGGTGTTGATGAGAGACCTCTGGATGGAGTCCGCAGTGTGAGGATGCAGCAGGACACAGAGTTCGAGTCAGACGGTCGCACCATCAGATGCACTGAG GTGTTCTACCAGCTGAAGACTCCTGACTGCAGCCTGTCGTCGGTGCTGTCGTCCTGCAGCGTGTTTCAGAAGGAGATGGCTTTGGCCGCCTGCAGCGCTCTGACTCCTCACCTTGCTGTTCTCACCTCCAGTGGCATCAACTCCATCTCTCTCCGCATCTCCACGCAGGCCGATATG GTGGAGTACCAGGCTGGCTCTGGAGGCAGGCTCCTCCCTCAGCGCTACATGAACGAGCTGGACAGCGCTCTGATCCCTGTCATCCATGGAGGTAGCGCTAGTGTACCACAGACTGCCATGGACATGGAGTTCATCttctacatcacacacacaatctaa